From one Nonomuraea polychroma genomic stretch:
- a CDS encoding TetR/AcrR family transcriptional regulator → MPSDTKARIQAVARELFVQQGVQNTSLRQISERLGITKPALYYHFSSREDLVRSIVQPMVEDIERFVTTREPGDARELLKDYFDLIWRHREVLVMLMRELETLGYTDMAERMFSWRRRLILLLFGPGVTPEQQIRATMALGGMSDCSVEYAHLPVEEVKPTAVESAAAALGLS, encoded by the coding sequence ATGCCCAGTGACACCAAGGCCCGCATCCAGGCGGTGGCCCGTGAGCTGTTCGTCCAGCAGGGCGTGCAGAACACGAGCCTGCGCCAGATCTCGGAACGGCTGGGCATCACCAAGCCCGCGCTCTACTACCACTTCTCCTCGCGCGAGGACCTCGTGCGCAGCATCGTGCAGCCGATGGTGGAGGACATCGAGCGGTTCGTCACCACACGGGAGCCCGGAGACGCGCGCGAGCTGCTGAAGGACTACTTCGACCTGATCTGGCGGCACCGCGAGGTGCTCGTCATGCTCATGCGGGAGCTGGAGACGCTGGGCTACACGGACATGGCCGAGCGCATGTTCAGCTGGCGGCGACGGCTGATCCTGCTGCTGTTCGGCCCCGGCGTCACGCCGGAGCAGCAGATCAGGGCGACGATGGCGCTGGGCGGGATGTCCGACTGCTCGGTCGAGTACGCCCACCTGCCGGTGGAGGAGGTCAAGCCGACGGCCGTCGAGTCGGCGGCCGCCGCGCTCGGACTCTCCTAG
- a CDS encoding GuaB1 family IMP dehydrogenase-related protein has translation MKFLNGLEPHHDLTYSDVFMVPSRSSVGSRLAVDLSTHDGTGTTIPIVVANMTAVAGRRMAETVARRGGIAVIPQDIPMDVVANVVDWVKKRDLVHDTPLTLTPHDTVGEALQLLPKRAHNAIIVVDWDNRPVGVVTEADCQGVDMYTQLSQVMSSELLTLPAGLDPRTAFDRLHEGRHRLAPIVDDGGRLVGILTRTGALRATLYQPAVDAQGRLRIAAAVGVNGDVPARAKELLEAGIDCLVVDTAHGHQEKMLLALRSVKALDPGVPVAAGNVVTAAGVRDLVEAGADIIKVGVGPGAMCTTRMMTGVGRPQFSAVLECSAEARRLGRHVWADGGVRHPRDVALALAAGASNVMIGSWFAGTYESPGDTHTDANGRKYKENYGMASARAVRLRTADDSAFERARKALFEEGISTSRMYLDPKRPSVEDQIDAIVAGLRSACTYAGASNLEEFHAQAVVGVQSSSGYAEGMPLHQSW, from the coding sequence GTGAAATTTCTTAATGGCCTCGAGCCGCACCACGACCTGACCTACAGCGATGTGTTCATGGTCCCGTCGCGTTCCTCGGTCGGGTCACGGCTCGCAGTCGACCTGTCCACCCACGACGGCACGGGCACGACCATCCCCATCGTCGTGGCCAACATGACCGCGGTCGCCGGCCGGCGCATGGCCGAGACCGTGGCCCGGCGGGGCGGCATCGCCGTCATCCCGCAGGACATACCGATGGACGTGGTGGCGAACGTCGTCGACTGGGTCAAGAAGCGCGACCTCGTCCACGACACGCCACTGACGCTGACGCCGCACGACACCGTGGGCGAGGCACTGCAGCTCCTGCCCAAGCGGGCGCACAACGCGATCATCGTGGTCGACTGGGACAACCGGCCCGTCGGCGTCGTCACCGAGGCCGACTGCCAGGGCGTGGACATGTACACGCAACTGTCGCAGGTCATGTCCAGCGAACTGCTGACGCTGCCGGCCGGCCTCGACCCGCGGACCGCGTTCGACCGGCTGCACGAGGGCCGGCACCGGCTGGCGCCCATCGTGGACGACGGGGGGCGGCTGGTCGGCATCCTCACCCGCACCGGCGCCCTGCGCGCCACCCTCTACCAACCCGCGGTCGACGCCCAGGGCCGGCTGCGCATCGCCGCGGCGGTCGGCGTGAACGGCGACGTGCCCGCCAGGGCCAAGGAGCTGCTGGAGGCCGGGATCGACTGCCTGGTCGTGGACACCGCGCACGGCCACCAGGAGAAGATGCTCTTGGCGTTGCGCTCCGTCAAGGCCCTCGACCCCGGCGTGCCCGTCGCGGCGGGCAACGTGGTGACGGCCGCGGGCGTACGCGATCTGGTGGAGGCCGGGGCGGACATCATCAAGGTCGGGGTGGGCCCGGGCGCCATGTGCACGACGCGAATGATGACCGGGGTGGGCCGGCCGCAGTTCTCCGCCGTGCTCGAGTGCTCCGCCGAGGCCCGCCGGCTGGGGCGGCACGTGTGGGCTGACGGCGGCGTGCGGCACCCGCGCGACGTGGCACTCGCGCTGGCGGCCGGGGCCTCCAACGTGATGATCGGGTCGTGGTTCGCCGGCACGTACGAGTCACCCGGCGACACCCACACCGACGCGAACGGGCGCAAGTACAAGGAGAACTACGGCATGGCCTCGGCGCGGGCCGTGCGGCTCAGGACGGCCGACGACTCGGCGTTCGAGCGGGCCAGGAAGGCGTTGTTCGAGGAGGGCATCTCGACGTCCAGGATGTACCTGGATCCGAAGCGGCCGAGTGTGGAGGACCAGATCGACGCGATCGTGGCGGGGCTGCGGTCGGCGTGCACGTACGCGGGGGCCTCGAACCTGGAGGAGTTCCACGCGCAGGCGGTCGTGGGGGTCCAGAGCTCGTCGGGCTACGCCGAGGGGATGCCGCTGCACCAGAGCTGGTGA
- a CDS encoding SDR family NAD(P)-dependent oxidoreductase, whose product MAALTPDAILLTGRVAVVTGAARGIGLAIAEAFAAFGAHVAGCDRDKPHAELAMTLDVRDQAAVEVFAQAVRERWGRVDVLVNNAGGTFHAAFSDTSPRGEQTLIEENFTQVTGMIRHVLPMMPAGSSIINVTSSEAHQAAPGFAVYAAMKAALESLTKSLALELAPRGIRVNAIAPDALPTEGEAGVRERMLARPLPFDPVRIPPLGHLGDPSEAAGAAVFLASDLARFVTGTTVHVDGGINAAGGWRRTVP is encoded by the coding sequence ATGGCCGCCCTCACGCCCGACGCGATCCTGCTCACCGGGCGCGTCGCCGTGGTCACCGGGGCGGCCAGGGGCATCGGGCTGGCGATCGCGGAGGCGTTCGCCGCCTTCGGGGCTCATGTGGCCGGCTGCGACCGTGACAAACCGCACGCCGAGCTCGCGATGACGCTCGACGTGCGCGATCAGGCGGCGGTGGAGGTGTTCGCCCAGGCCGTACGCGAGCGCTGGGGCCGCGTCGACGTGCTGGTCAACAACGCCGGCGGCACCTTCCACGCCGCCTTCTCCGACACCTCGCCACGCGGCGAGCAGACCCTCATCGAGGAGAACTTCACGCAGGTCACCGGCATGATCCGGCACGTGTTGCCGATGATGCCCGCCGGCTCCTCGATCATCAACGTGACGTCGAGCGAGGCGCACCAGGCGGCGCCGGGGTTCGCGGTGTACGCGGCGATGAAGGCCGCCCTCGAGAGCCTGACGAAGTCACTGGCCCTGGAGTTGGCGCCCAGAGGCATCAGGGTGAACGCGATCGCGCCCGACGCGCTGCCGACCGAGGGCGAGGCGGGTGTGCGCGAGCGTATGCTGGCCCGCCCGCTGCCCTTTGATCCGGTACGCATCCCGCCGCTCGGCCACCTCGGTGACCCCTCGGAGGCGGCGGGTGCGGCCGTGTTCTTGGCGAGTGACCTGGCGAGGTTCGTCACGGGGACGACGGTGCATGTGGACGGCGGGATCAACGCGGCGGGCGGCTGGCGGCGCACTGTCCCCTGA
- a CDS encoding DUF1707 and DUF4870 domain-containing protein — MATMAGVPTTPGPGQVPPAHLRVTNQDRERVVEHVKAAYAEGRFDKLEFDDRLERAMTARTHGDLMPIMTELYGTQVVPQLTPRPAPVRSESAPDSNERLGAAAAHLLVLLGIPIVGPLILLLTGGKTSPYIRRHALEALNFQITVTGATVLLPFTVIGIVLLPFIWVASVVLAIVGGVSALQEGNFRYPMTIRLVK, encoded by the coding sequence ATGGCGACTATGGCTGGGGTACCGACAACCCCCGGGCCGGGACAGGTGCCGCCAGCTCATTTGCGCGTCACCAACCAGGACCGAGAGCGCGTGGTCGAGCACGTCAAGGCGGCGTACGCGGAAGGCCGCTTCGACAAGCTCGAGTTCGACGACCGGCTGGAGCGCGCGATGACGGCGCGCACCCACGGGGACCTGATGCCCATCATGACCGAGCTCTACGGCACCCAGGTCGTGCCTCAGCTCACTCCGCGGCCGGCTCCGGTTCGTTCGGAGTCCGCACCGGACAGCAACGAGCGCCTCGGGGCGGCCGCCGCCCATCTCCTGGTGCTCCTCGGGATCCCGATCGTCGGCCCGCTCATTCTGCTGCTCACCGGAGGCAAGACGTCGCCCTACATCCGTAGGCACGCCCTGGAGGCGCTCAACTTCCAGATCACGGTGACCGGCGCGACGGTCTTGCTGCCGTTCACCGTCATCGGCATCGTGCTGCTGCCGTTCATCTGGGTCGCGTCCGTCGTCCTCGCCATCGTCGGTGGTGTCTCCGCGTTGCAGGAGGGCAACTTCCGCTATCCGATGACGATTCGCCTGGTGAAGTAG
- a CDS encoding nucleoside triphosphate pyrophosphatase — protein MIVLASASAARLALLRSAGLDPKVIVSGVDEDAFTAHSPAALSLVLAKAKAEAVASGLDEGLVIGCDSILELDGRPYGKPASEEEVVERWRLMRGRTGRLVTGHCVIDVATGGQAAEVARTVVHFGQPSDEEIAAYAATGEPLNLAGAFSIDGRGGWFVEGIEGDHGNVLGISLPLLRDLFAELGYAVTAFWR, from the coding sequence GTGATCGTTCTGGCCTCTGCTTCCGCCGCCCGCCTGGCACTGCTGCGCAGTGCCGGTCTCGACCCCAAGGTGATCGTCAGCGGGGTCGACGAGGACGCCTTCACGGCACACAGCCCCGCCGCGCTCAGCCTCGTGCTGGCCAAGGCGAAGGCGGAGGCGGTGGCGAGCGGGCTCGACGAGGGACTGGTCATCGGGTGCGACTCGATCCTGGAGCTCGACGGCCGGCCCTACGGCAAGCCCGCCTCCGAGGAGGAGGTCGTGGAGCGGTGGCGGCTCATGCGCGGCCGCACCGGCCGCCTCGTGACCGGCCACTGCGTGATCGACGTCGCGACGGGCGGGCAGGCGGCGGAGGTGGCCAGGACCGTGGTGCACTTCGGCCAGCCGTCCGACGAGGAGATCGCCGCCTACGCCGCCACCGGCGAGCCGCTCAACCTGGCCGGGGCGTTCAGCATCGACGGGCGCGGCGGGTGGTTCGTCGAGGGCATCGAGGGCGACCACGGCAACGTGCTCGGCATCTCGTTGCCGCTGCTTCGCGACCTGTTCGCGGAGCTGGGCTACGCGGTGACGGCATTCTGGCGCTAG
- a CDS encoding GyrI-like domain-containing protein gives MDVTERTELTVVGYVVRTNNADEMDPARAKLPALWQRAGAPGAFAHVPGRVDENLYAVLTDYESDHNGAYTQIVGIGVRTVPRLPEGMVAVRVPAVQALRVEARGQMPQALVEAWQRVWKHTESGGTPPRAFTTDLEVHHPEGVDLYVAV, from the coding sequence GTGGACGTCACCGAACGGACCGAGCTGACAGTGGTCGGCTACGTCGTACGCACCAACAATGCCGACGAGATGGATCCAGCACGGGCGAAACTGCCCGCTTTGTGGCAGCGGGCGGGCGCGCCCGGGGCCTTCGCGCACGTGCCCGGCCGGGTCGACGAGAATCTCTATGCCGTGCTGACCGATTACGAGAGCGACCACAACGGGGCCTACACGCAGATTGTCGGTATCGGCGTGCGTACGGTGCCGCGGCTGCCCGAGGGCATGGTGGCCGTACGCGTGCCGGCCGTGCAGGCGCTGAGGGTGGAGGCGCGCGGTCAGATGCCGCAGGCCCTCGTCGAGGCGTGGCAGCGGGTGTGGAAGCACACCGAGTCGGGCGGCACGCCGCCGCGCGCGTTCACGACGGATCTCGAGGTGCACCACCCGGAGGGCGTGGATCTCTACGTCGCGGTCTAG
- a CDS encoding FAD-dependent monooxygenase, giving the protein MRILISGASVAGPALAYWLNRYGFAVTVVERAPTLRKTGGHAIDLFRPAMDIVEQMGILERVLAKKTGTEHLAMYREGHDRPIELEIRRVLSAVSDRHVEIMRDDLSEILYDATRDDVEYVFGDSIAAISDDGEVRFDSGREAAYDLVIGADGLHSNVRRLVFGPESQFSTWIGAYLAVASVPNHLGLDGRMEGITGVGRMAGMYGAAHMDDARALFLFRTPRQLDYHHRDVAGQKRLLRERFAGVGWEVPRLMDEVDRTSAFYFDSITQLRLDTWSRGRVTLVGDAGYCPGPAVGGSTSLAVVGAYILAGELATYGGDHLRAFPAYEAEIGDYVRRSRTFAINAAKRIVPGSSFDLSALAATVWLIDHLPVGLTRAAAKISSKGVRLHDSIALKDYSAFTVAGAR; this is encoded by the coding sequence ATGAGGATCCTCATCTCGGGCGCGAGCGTCGCGGGACCGGCCCTCGCTTACTGGCTCAACCGGTACGGCTTCGCCGTCACCGTCGTGGAGCGGGCCCCGACGCTCCGCAAGACGGGCGGCCACGCGATCGACCTGTTCAGACCGGCGATGGACATCGTCGAGCAGATGGGGATCCTGGAGCGGGTCCTGGCCAAGAAGACCGGAACGGAACACCTGGCCATGTACCGGGAGGGCCACGACAGGCCCATCGAGCTGGAGATCCGCCGCGTGTTGAGCGCCGTCTCGGACCGGCACGTCGAGATCATGCGCGACGACCTGAGCGAGATCCTCTACGACGCCACCCGCGACGACGTCGAGTACGTCTTCGGCGACTCGATCGCCGCGATCTCCGACGACGGTGAGGTGAGATTCGACAGCGGCCGCGAGGCCGCGTACGACCTGGTGATCGGCGCGGACGGCCTGCACTCCAACGTGCGCCGCCTCGTCTTCGGTCCCGAGTCGCAATTCTCCACGTGGATCGGCGCCTACCTGGCCGTCGCCTCGGTCCCCAACCATCTGGGCCTCGACGGTCGCATGGAAGGCATCACGGGCGTCGGCCGGATGGCCGGCATGTACGGCGCCGCCCACATGGACGACGCCCGGGCGCTGTTCCTGTTCAGGACACCGCGGCAGCTCGACTACCACCACCGGGACGTCGCCGGGCAGAAGCGGCTGCTGCGCGAGCGCTTCGCGGGCGTCGGCTGGGAGGTGCCGCGGCTCATGGACGAGGTGGACCGGACGTCCGCGTTCTACTTCGACTCGATCACCCAGCTCCGCCTGGACACCTGGTCACGCGGCCGGGTGACGCTGGTGGGCGACGCCGGCTACTGCCCGGGACCCGCCGTCGGCGGCAGCACGAGCCTGGCGGTCGTGGGGGCGTACATCCTGGCGGGGGAGCTGGCCACCTACGGCGGCGACCACCTGCGGGCCTTCCCCGCCTACGAGGCGGAGATCGGCGACTACGTGCGCCGCAGCCGCACGTTCGCGATCAACGCGGCCAAGCGCATCGTGCCGGGCAGCAGCTTCGACCTGTCGGCGCTGGCCGCGACGGTGTGGCTGATCGACCACCTGCCGGTCGGGCTGACCAGGGCCGCCGCCAAGATCAGCAGCAAGGGCGTGCGCCTGCACGACTCGATCGCGCTGAAGGACTACTCGGCCTTCACCGTGGCCGGAGCTCGATAG
- a CDS encoding ATP-dependent DNA ligase, which yields MLLIDVVRVSEAVTRTSARLGKIAHLAELLGRVGPDEAEIAISYLSGELPQRQVGVGWRTLEDLPQPKLAATATLTAVDELLTRIKSVSGPGSQAARKALVAELFAALTSQEQQFMRRLLHGELRQGALDGVMIEAVAKASGAPSADVRRALTLRGWLPAVGAAALRGGVPALHAFRLEVGRAVAPMLAGSAPNVAAALDKAGTPAALEWKLDGVRVQAHRSGSEVKVFTRTLDDITPQVPELVEAVLEMPSEDLVLDGEVIALRPDGRPHPFQVTASRASSKTNVAQLREQTPLSVFFFDALRVDGADLLDLPYAQRQEALARTVPQGLLTPRLVTGDVSEAEKFFTDVVKAGHEGLVVKSLSSPYAAGRRGAGWIKVKPRHTLDLVVLAAEWGHGRREGKLSNLHLGARDPEGGFVMLGKTFKGLTDELLAWQTQRFLELAEGPTDTWTVNLRPELVVEIAFDGVQRSPRYPGGMALRFARVLRYRLDKRVEDADTVDTVRSLMF from the coding sequence GTGCTTCTGATCGACGTGGTCCGGGTTTCCGAGGCGGTGACGCGCACGTCCGCAAGGCTAGGCAAGATCGCACACCTGGCGGAGTTGCTGGGCCGGGTCGGCCCCGACGAGGCGGAGATCGCGATCTCCTACCTTTCCGGCGAGCTGCCCCAACGGCAGGTGGGCGTCGGCTGGCGCACGCTGGAGGACCTGCCCCAGCCCAAGCTGGCCGCCACGGCCACACTCACCGCGGTCGACGAGCTGCTGACAAGGATCAAGTCCGTCTCGGGCCCGGGCTCGCAAGCCGCACGCAAGGCCCTGGTGGCCGAGCTGTTCGCCGCCCTGACGAGTCAGGAGCAGCAGTTCATGCGTCGGCTGCTGCATGGCGAGTTGCGGCAGGGCGCGCTCGACGGCGTCATGATCGAGGCGGTGGCCAAGGCGTCCGGCGCGCCCTCGGCGGACGTGCGCCGCGCCCTGACCTTGCGCGGCTGGCTCCCCGCCGTGGGGGCGGCGGCGCTGCGCGGCGGGGTGCCGGCGCTGCACGCGTTCCGCCTGGAGGTGGGGCGGGCGGTCGCCCCCATGCTGGCCGGCAGCGCGCCCAACGTCGCCGCAGCCCTGGACAAGGCGGGCACGCCGGCGGCGCTGGAGTGGAAGCTCGATGGCGTACGCGTCCAGGCCCACCGCTCCGGCTCCGAGGTGAAGGTCTTCACCCGCACGCTCGACGACATCACGCCGCAAGTGCCCGAGCTGGTCGAGGCCGTGCTGGAGATGCCGTCGGAGGATCTGGTGCTGGACGGCGAGGTGATCGCCTTGCGCCCTGACGGCCGCCCGCACCCGTTCCAGGTCACAGCGAGCCGGGCCTCCAGCAAGACCAACGTCGCTCAGCTGCGCGAGCAGACGCCGCTGAGCGTGTTCTTCTTCGACGCGCTGCGGGTGGACGGCGCCGACCTGCTCGATCTGCCCTATGCGCAACGCCAGGAGGCGCTGGCTCGCACGGTCCCGCAGGGACTGCTGACGCCGCGGCTGGTCACGGGGGACGTGTCGGAGGCGGAGAAGTTCTTCACCGATGTGGTGAAGGCCGGCCATGAGGGCCTGGTCGTCAAGTCCCTTTCGTCGCCGTACGCGGCGGGCCGCCGGGGCGCAGGCTGGATCAAGGTCAAACCCCGTCACACCCTCGACCTGGTGGTGCTGGCCGCCGAGTGGGGCCATGGCCGGCGTGAGGGCAAGCTGTCCAACCTCCATCTGGGCGCTCGCGACCCGGAGGGCGGCTTCGTGATGCTCGGCAAGACCTTCAAGGGCCTGACGGACGAGCTGCTGGCCTGGCAGACTCAGCGCTTCCTGGAACTGGCCGAGGGGCCGACCGACACCTGGACGGTCAACCTCCGGCCCGAGCTGGTGGTGGAGATCGCCTTCGACGGTGTCCAGCGCTCGCCCCGCTACCCGGGGGGCATGGCCCTGCGCTTCGCCCGGGTGCTGCGCTACCGCCTGGACAAGCGGGTGGAGGACGCCGACACGGTGGACACGGTCCGCTCACTCATGTTCTGA
- a CDS encoding septal ring lytic transglycosylase RlpA family protein encodes MIATASSAAWAAIANDDSPKRTPASTAAQASTRATEPATANEAARQSTPKSPSPAPKPPSAAHPSPTKPAEHSAKPTGQPTKGTDEPAKPSQQPVRARTDAVKPKVRVLSSGSCGASFYDEPQMTASGERFNPSAMTAAHKTLPLGSKVRVTNPNTGESVKVRINDRGPYVGGRCLDLSAAAFEAIGNTSAGVMRVKYEVLAR; translated from the coding sequence ATGATCGCCACCGCCTCGTCCGCCGCCTGGGCGGCCATCGCCAACGACGACTCGCCCAAGCGCACTCCCGCTTCCACCGCCGCCCAGGCATCGACTCGCGCCACCGAACCGGCGACGGCCAACGAAGCCGCCCGCCAATCCACTCCGAAGAGCCCCTCCCCCGCCCCCAAGCCACCGTCGGCCGCCCACCCGAGCCCGACCAAGCCCGCAGAGCACTCGGCCAAACCCACCGGGCAGCCGACCAAGGGCACCGACGAGCCGGCCAAGCCCTCGCAGCAACCGGTCAGGGCCAGGACGGACGCCGTGAAGCCCAAGGTCCGCGTCCTGTCGTCCGGCTCGTGCGGCGCCTCGTTCTACGACGAACCCCAGATGACGGCCAGCGGCGAGCGCTTCAACCCGTCGGCCATGACCGCCGCCCACAAGACTCTCCCCCTGGGCAGCAAGGTCCGCGTGACGAACCCCAACACCGGCGAGTCGGTCAAGGTCCGCATCAACGACCGGGGTCCGTACGTCGGCGGCCGTTGCCTCGACCTCTCCGCCGCCGCCTTCGAGGCCATCGGCAACACCAGCGCGGGCGTCATGAGAGTGAAGTACGAGGTCCTGGCCCGCTGA
- a CDS encoding DUF4192 domain-containing protein: MTTNTSPSASSASPLPPPFSESCLTLTSPADILAAVPYLVGFHPHTSLVIIGLDRGQAKMVVRWGLPLPPGALAPLTPLFEREGVTQVVIVGYGSGDVVTPAVDETRVLAAKADVHVGEALRAHEGRYWSYVCDLPMCCPAEGTPYDPSTSQIAAEATVRGLVALPDRESLERTVAPVTGPVRMSMRRATADAIAELRTGLAATADLDAFAQQCVADGVARVRSALTIHTEGGRLRDAEAARLGLDLAIVRVRDEAWTLMHESHAALWRDLTRRLEPRFVPPAASLLAMAAWRAGNSVQATIAVERALTIDPAYSMANLLMHAVQNLLSPAIMRDRMPTSAELDAAMGSAHAGWLLPLVNLLDEDDPSFPPPDDH; encoded by the coding sequence ATGACGACCAACACCTCCCCGTCGGCCTCCTCTGCTTCCCCGCTTCCTCCGCCCTTCTCCGAGTCCTGCCTCACGCTCACCAGCCCCGCTGACATCCTGGCCGCCGTCCCCTACCTCGTCGGCTTCCACCCGCACACCAGCCTGGTCATCATCGGGCTGGACCGCGGCCAGGCCAAGATGGTGGTCAGGTGGGGTCTGCCGCTCCCACCGGGCGCCCTCGCCCCTCTGACGCCGCTGTTCGAGCGGGAGGGCGTCACCCAGGTCGTCATCGTCGGCTATGGCTCAGGAGACGTGGTCACGCCCGCGGTGGACGAGACCAGGGTCCTGGCGGCCAAGGCCGACGTCCACGTCGGTGAGGCACTGCGCGCCCACGAGGGCCGCTACTGGTCCTACGTCTGCGATCTCCCGATGTGCTGCCCGGCGGAGGGCACGCCCTACGACCCTTCGACGAGCCAGATCGCTGCGGAGGCGACCGTGCGAGGCCTGGTCGCCCTTCCCGACCGCGAGTCCCTGGAGCGCACGGTGGCCCCCGTCACGGGGCCCGTACGGATGTCGATGCGCCGCGCCACCGCCGACGCGATCGCGGAGCTGAGGACGGGGCTCGCAGCCACAGCGGACCTGGACGCCTTCGCCCAGCAGTGTGTGGCGGACGGCGTGGCACGCGTGCGATCAGCGCTGACCATCCACACCGAAGGCGGCCGGTTGCGCGACGCGGAGGCGGCGAGACTGGGCCTCGACCTCGCGATCGTTCGGGTGCGCGACGAGGCATGGACGCTCATGCACGAGTCCCACGCCGCCCTGTGGAGAGACCTGACCCGCCGGCTCGAGCCCCGTTTCGTGCCGCCTGCCGCGTCCCTGCTGGCCATGGCGGCCTGGCGGGCGGGAAACAGCGTGCAAGCCACCATCGCCGTCGAACGCGCCCTGACGATCGACCCCGCCTACTCGATGGCGAACCTTCTCATGCACGCGGTGCAAAACCTGCTGTCCCCGGCCATCATGCGCGACCGCATGCCCACCTCCGCCGAACTCGACGCGGCCATGGGCTCCGCCCACGCGGGCTGGCTGCTCCCGCTGGTCAACCTCCTCGACGAGGATGACCCGTCCTTCCCGCCGCCGGATGACCACTGA
- a CDS encoding EI24 domain-containing protein: MRSLRDFTSGVGFFFQGFGWVARHGRWWAFGLIPALIAFSVYVVALIFLGTNANDVAAFLTPFADSWSWRELFRTLVGIALFLGGLALAVVTFAAVTLAIGEPFYEKLSSAVDVLAHEVDQPFWRTLPRSIRDSLVTLFYVLLFTVPLFIMGFVPVVGQTVVPVLGAAVSGFFLTVELTTLALERRGMARKQRFALLRANKASALGFGVAVFVLFLVPFVAVIAMPAAVAGAALLVRNRLAPVPPGPATPA, encoded by the coding sequence ATGCGATCACTGCGTGACTTCACCTCCGGCGTCGGGTTCTTCTTCCAGGGGTTCGGCTGGGTGGCCAGGCATGGGCGGTGGTGGGCGTTCGGGCTGATCCCGGCGCTGATCGCGTTCTCCGTGTACGTGGTGGCGCTGATCTTCCTCGGCACCAACGCCAATGATGTGGCCGCGTTCCTGACGCCGTTCGCGGACTCGTGGAGCTGGCGCGAGCTGTTCCGCACGCTGGTGGGGATCGCGTTGTTCCTTGGAGGGCTGGCGCTGGCGGTGGTGACGTTCGCGGCGGTCACACTGGCGATCGGGGAGCCGTTCTACGAGAAGTTGTCATCGGCTGTGGACGTGCTCGCGCACGAGGTCGACCAGCCGTTCTGGCGGACGCTGCCACGCTCGATCAGGGACAGCCTGGTGACGCTGTTCTATGTGCTGCTGTTCACGGTGCCGCTGTTCATCATGGGCTTCGTGCCCGTCGTCGGGCAGACCGTGGTGCCGGTGCTGGGCGCGGCTGTGTCCGGATTTTTCCTGACAGTTGAGCTCACCACGCTGGCCCTGGAGCGGCGGGGCATGGCCCGCAAGCAGCGGTTCGCGCTGCTGCGCGCCAACAAGGCGAGCGCGCTGGGGTTCGGGGTCGCGGTGTTCGTGCTGTTCCTGGTGCCGTTCGTCGCGGTGATCGCCATGCCGGCCGCGGTGGCGGGCGCCGCGCTCCTCGTACGCAACCGGCTGGCCCCCGTCCCGCCCGGACCCGCCACGCCCGCGTGA
- a CDS encoding FKBP-type peptidyl-prolyl cis-trans isomerase, protein MALEKPEIDFPEGNPPADLEIVDLVEGDGPEAKPGHRVRVHYVGVAFSTGEEFDASWNRGEAFEFPLGGGRVIAGWDQGVAGMKVGGRRKLVIPPHLGYGSRGAGARIKPNETLIFVVDLLGVS, encoded by the coding sequence GTGGCACTCGAAAAGCCCGAGATCGACTTCCCTGAGGGCAACCCGCCCGCTGACCTGGAGATCGTTGACCTGGTGGAGGGCGACGGCCCCGAGGCCAAGCCCGGGCACCGCGTCCGCGTCCACTACGTGGGCGTCGCCTTCTCGACCGGGGAGGAGTTCGACGCCTCCTGGAACCGCGGGGAGGCGTTCGAGTTCCCGCTCGGCGGGGGGCGCGTCATCGCGGGCTGGGACCAGGGGGTCGCCGGCATGAAGGTCGGCGGCCGGCGCAAGCTCGTCATCCCGCCGCACCTGGGGTACGGCAGCCGGGGCGCGGGCGCGCGCATCAAGCCGAACGAGACGCTCATCTTCGTCGTCGACCTGCTCGGCGTCAGCTGA